In Gossypium hirsutum isolate 1008001.06 chromosome A10, Gossypium_hirsutum_v2.1, whole genome shotgun sequence, the DNA window AACAGAGCGGCGGAGACCGCACAAAGCGCCAACGAGAAAACAAAACAGAAAGCTAGAGAGTACGCGCAAGGGACCAAGGAGACTGGCCAAAGTGCTAAAGATAAGACCAAAGAAGGGGCTGATAAGGCATCTCAAACTGCGTACGAGTTGAAAGAGAAATCTAAAGAGAGAGTACAAGGGGTGATGGAGAAGTCGGAGGAGATAGCCGGTTCAGTTGCCGATAAGGCGTCGGAGACCATCCAAAATGTTGGAGAGAAGGCAAAGCAAACGGCACAAGGAGCTTGGGATGCTGCAAAGGGAACAACGCAAAAGATAAAGGAAACTATGGTTGGGAAGAGTGAGGAAGAGAAGAGGATGGATGATGATGTTGTGGAATTGAGGAGGCGTGCTCGAAGAGAAAGCGATGAGAGCAAGTATTAAGGAGGAGTTTGATATGGGGGGGAGTTTACGTGTTGTATTTTACAAATAAGTTTGGTTTTTAGTGTAATGGTGGTTGATCTTTACgtttatttaaagaaaataaatgaaaaaaaaatgagttaTGCATAATCCTCTTAACAATCCTAAAAGAAAGAAACATGGGTTTCGGCTCGTAATCCCATTTTCAAAGTCCATATGGACGAGTGTAATCAACTTTGAAATTTTGGATTctctcaataaaaattttaaaataatttttttaaatttaaatatttttaaatttatatttttaaaaaatttataaacattttaaaatatataaagaaaaaaatttaaaataacaattttaaagacttaaataatttaattatttatttaattttatcatattaaaaaaatttatacgaGACACGTCAAATAAAAAtccaattataaaatataaaatagagaGGGTGAAATtcattttgattaaatattttataatttagtgactgtactTCGAACCAACAAGAATTTTCTCATTGATCTCTGTTTCTTCACAAAGATTGTGACCTTTCCCCTAAGTTCCAACACTCGGTACACAATTTCTCTTACTTTACCTTTCATGAAAGCAGCTCATGTCAACCCCCTCTTTCTCTACATTCATATATAAAATCTGCCTATCTAAATAAGTACAGAGAAATAAATATATGATGTACATATATAGCATGGGATTTGTCTCCCTTCTGTCTAAGATAAAAAATCTGGGTAGATTTTGTTGGGTTTTTTAAGTGGATATCTTCATAATTTCGCTTCTTTATTACCATTTAAAATACCATTGGGGATGAGCCATGGTTTTCTTATAAGAGATGAAAAAGGAAATATAAGCCTTGGTTTTTACTTTTTGTTTGTAGAGCGGAGATTCTCAAGAAGCAGAAGCAGACACGTAGAGTTTTAACATACAGATACAGCTAG includes these proteins:
- the LOC107924971 gene encoding uncharacterized protein ECU03_1610 produces the protein MAASLIAKTAMFQLSKAFPRTVSLRSSTNVSRVCFTTTASKRSEGRDTKAGFAYREKDISSDEDTTAEEAMERTKEYAHNAKEKTKGAFDTAADRAKDATNRAAETAQSANEKTKQKAREYAQGTKETGQSAKDKTKEGADKASQTAYELKEKSKERVQGVMEKSEEIAGSVADKASETIQNVGEKAKQTAQGAWDAAKGTTQKIKETMVGKSEEEKRMDDDVVELRRRARRESDESKY